A window of Babylonia areolata isolate BAREFJ2019XMU chromosome 2, ASM4173473v1, whole genome shotgun sequence contains these coding sequences:
- the LOC143295801 gene encoding octopamine receptor 2-like, protein MDDRVLFDAGLCLLLLLTPPALAQQQTEGHEHGNNHTAVTDTTVPGAVFLPSDGDPALLNVTYTSDVDPGGSGQRFPAVEVGVGVGVWVGECRSNVTEVWGLTGPVCSTRFTSFVLFVLVTAVLAVITLWTVLGNALVLCALYRYRALRTMSNCLIGNLAVSDLLLAITVLPVSATYDLLGYWVFGSIMCTVWLSIDVLYCTASIWGLCTIAFDRYTATVYPMWYHDKRSTKKALAYVVFVWVFSIVISLAPFIGWQDMISGFYIYQASINRHMCVLFSSQSYVIYSAVGSFLLPSFFMTFLYVKIFAVLHKQSDHLKRTSLTSGKTSPAVNGGCPTIAVSSIQDTSCAVLRDLTASTLMAEETTFALEEENEGEEGEDKADTISPMRSECDPDDSGVERNSNTSASSRQEEEEEEDGRGLLREQRSNSLNVEVGAFRTDTSLLSQPRQDLLAVSTCDIPMQFTLKKSRSAAFNLQGAGAANGTGGESNPLMPCTVPRSKSVSILSSGHIQQMDASHGAPSTLSLQRFALPWPHRRRNHMTTSMKRRFQLREQRATKRMLLIMACFFVCWIPFTLMYMLRSLCAHCKPVDDHVAAFIIWMGYVNSSLNPLLYTLFNDDFRKAFKKLLRIRCSTSTTVRRGR, encoded by the exons ATGGACGACAGAGTCCTCTTCGATGCTGGTCtctgcctccttcttcttctcactccacCAGCCCTGGCGCAGCAGCAAACAGAGGGGCACGAACACGGCAACAACCACACCGCCGTTACCGACACCACGGTCCCCGGCGCCGTTTTCCTACCGTCCgacggagaccctgcactgctcaaCGTGACCTACACTTCAGACGTGGACCCTGGAGGGTCGGGGCAGCGTTTCCCagcggtggaggtgggggtgggtgtgggggtgtgggtgggggagtgccGGTCCAACGTGACGGAGGTGTGGGGGCTGACGGGGCCGGTGTGCTCCACCCGCTTCACGTCCTTCGTGCTGTTCGTGCTGGTCACGGCGGTGCTGGCCGTCATCACGCTCTGGACTGTGCTGGGCAACGCCCTCGTCCTCTGTGCGCTCTACAG GTACCGGGCTCTCCGCACCATGTCCAACTGTCTGATCGGCAACCTGGCGGTGTCGGACTTGCTGCTGGCCATCACCGTGCTGCCCGTGTCCGCCACCTACGACCTGCTGGGCTACTGGGTGTTCGGGTCCATCATGTGCACCGTGTGGCTGTCCATCGACGTCCTCTACTGCACCGCCTCCATCTGGGGCCTCTGCACCATCGCTTTCGACCGCTACACGGCCACCGTGTACCCCATGTGGTACCACGACAAGCGCTCCACCAAGAAGGCCCTGGCCTACGTCGTCTTCGTCTGGGTCTTCTCCATCGTCATCTCCCTGGCGCCCTTCATCGGCTGGCAGGACATGATCTCCGGCTTCTACATCTACCAGGCCTCCATCAACCGCCACATGTGCGTGCTCTTCAGCAGCCAGAGCTACGTCATCTACTCCGCCGTGGGCTCCTTCCTGCTGCCGTCCTTCTTCATGACCTTCCTCTACGTCAAGATCTTCGCCGTGCTGCACAAGCAGTCGGACCACCTGAAGCGGACCAGCCTGACCAGCGGCAAGACCAGCCCTGCGGTCAACGGGGGCTGCCCCACCATCGCCGTATCCAGCATCCAGGACACCAGCTGTGCCGTGCTGCGGGACCTCACGGCCTCCACCCTCATGGCGGAGGAAACGACCTTCGCcctggaggaggagaacgagggggaggagggagaggacaaGGCGGACACCATCTCCCCCATGCGGAGCGAGTGTGACCCTGACGACAGCGGGGTGGAGCGGAACTCCAACACGTCAGCCAGCAGccggcaggaggaagaggaggaggaggacggcagAGGACTGCTCCGCGAGCAGCGCAGCAACAGCCTCAACGTGGAGGTGGGCGCCTTCAGGACCGACACCAGCCTCCTCTCCCAGCCCCGGCAGGACCTCCTAGCCGTCAGCACCTGCGACATCCCCATGCAGTTCACGCTGAAGAAGAGCCGCTCGGCCGCCTTCAACTTGCAAGGGGCCGGGGCCGCCAACGGGACGGGCGGCGAGAGCAACCCGCTGATGCCCTGCACGGTGCCCCGCAGCAAGAGCGTCAGCATCCTGAGCAGCGGCCACATCCAGCAAATGGACGCCAGTCACGGCGCTCCCAGCACCCTCAGCCTGCAGCGCTTCGCCCTGCCCTGGCCACACCGCCGCCGGAACCACATGACCACCAGCATGAAGCGACGCTTCCAGCTGCGGGAGCAGCGGGCCACCAAGCGGATGCTGCTCATCATGGCCTGCTTCTTCGTCTGCTGGATCCCCTTCACCCTCATGTACATGCTGCGCAGTCTGTGTGCGCACTGCAAGCCCGTGGACGATCACGTGGCCGCCTTCATCATCTGGATGGGGTACGTCAACTCCTCCCTCAACCCTCTCCTCTACACGCTCTTCAATGACGACTTTCGTAAGGCGTTCAAAAAACTGCTCAGAATTCGTTGCTCCACTTCCACCACGGTCAGACGCGGCAGATGA